The following coding sequences are from one Polyodon spathula isolate WHYD16114869_AA chromosome 45, ASM1765450v1, whole genome shotgun sequence window:
- the LOC121305889 gene encoding putative uncharacterized protein C19orf81, translating into MDLSAHKKHLKQIILDYEALELGIPCIRKFETPPAPRPLTVCMETPPELDLCHADILGAVSRLISRPFEGGRVTSIQFEDMNVICGTGGRSNRWLITSSDFRTRNQLLHSGLDVSPPWGPGEELGSPAHFALRRYDDVLTEDYKLHLRGALARKHILETFSEKGSPQPL; encoded by the exons ATGGATCTCTCAGCGCA TAAGAAGCATTTGAAGCAGATTATCTTGGACTATGAGGCTCTGGAGTTGGGGATCCCCTGTATCAGGAAATTCGAGACCCCCCCCGCCCCGCGCCCCCTCACTGTGTGCATGGAGACCCCG CCGGAGTTGGATCTCTGTCATGCTGATATTTTGGGGGCTGTGTCTCGGTTGATCTCGCGCCCCTTCGAGGGGGGTAGGGTAACCAGCATCCAGTTTGAGGACATGAATGTGATCTGCGGGACGGGAGGGAGGAGCAACAg atggTTGATCACCAGCTCAGATTTCAGGACCAGGAACCAGCTCCTTCACTCCGGGCTCGACGTGTCCCCCCCGTGGGGGCCAGGGGAGGAGCTGGGGAGCCCCGCTCACTTCGCGCTGCGTCGCTATGACGACGTCCTGACAGAGGACTACAAGCTGCACCTCAGGGGGGCGTTGGCGAGGAAACACATCCTGGAAACCTTCAGCGAGAAGGGGAGCCCGCAGCCGCTCTGA